The Candidatus Methylomirabilis sp. DNA window GGCGCGGGTCCGGCGCCCGTTGGTGGCGTCCACCAGCTTCCGCATCTCCTTGGCCTCGTCCTTGAGCCGCTTGCTGGGGGCAGAGCTGGGGTCGACGATGGCGATGATGCGCCTGGCCACCACCACATTGCCAAAGCCAACGTTCAGGAGCTCCGTCGCCACCCTCCCCTCCTCACGGAAGAGACCCCCGGGGGCGGGAGCCACGCCAGGCCGCGGCCCGCTCACTCCACGTTCTGGATCTGCTCCCGCAACTTCTCCAGCTCGGCCTTCATCGTCACGACCTCCGCCGCGATGGCCGCGTCGGCCGCCTTGGTCCCCAGCGTATTCACCTCCCGGTGCATCTCCTGGAGGAGGAACTCCAGCTTGCGCCCCTGCGGGCCAGGGGCGTCCAGGAGGTCCCGGAACTGGGCGAGGTGGCTCGTCAGGCGCGCCCCCTCCTCGCTGATATCGGCCCGGTCGGCGAAGAGGATTACCTCTTGCTCCAGCCTGCCGGGATCCAGCGGGACCCCGCCCGCCAGGGCCGCCACCCGCTCCTGGAGCCGCGCCCGGTACGCGGCCACCGTCCCGGGGACCCGGGCCAGGACCGCCGCGAGCCCCCGCTCCAGGAGATCGAGGCGGTGCCGGAGCTCCGCGGCCAGAGCGGCCCCCTCCTTCTCCCGCATCACCTCCAGATCCGCGAAGGCCTGTTCCAGGGCGGGCTGGATTTCCTCCCAGGCGGCGCCGGCCTCCTCCTCCGGCTCCTCGAAGCTTACCAGGTCCCGGAGGCCGGCCAGGGCCTCCACCGAGAGGCTCCCGGGGAGCCCCAACTCCTCCTGGAGGGCGCGGACGGCGGCCACGAAGTCCCGCGCCGCGGCCCGGTCCACCCGGATCGTCCTGGACGGTTCGGTCAGGAGGCGTTCCGAGAGGTGGACCTCGAAGCGGCCCCGCCCGAACCGCTGCTGCACCTCCCGCTGGATCTGGTGCTCCAGGTGCCAGAGGCGGCGGGGGAGCCGGGCGCGGACCTCGACGAAGCGGTGGTTGACCGCCTGGACCTCAACCCGGTAGTGGGCGCGTGGGGTGGTGTGTTCGCCCCTGCCGAAGCCCGTCATGCTCTTGAGCATCGCAGCCCTTTCCGCCTTCCGGAGGCGGCCTGCACCCGTGGGGGGCGCGAAACTTTCCTAATCTACTGAAAGACCCCTTCCCTGTCAAATTCCCGAGCGCTGCCGCGCCTTTACTTCCCCTCGCAAAGCCGCTATCATCCGCGCCCTGGAGATCCCATGGACTTCCTCTGCCTCCTCGCCGCCGCCCGCGAGATCCGCGAGGCGCTGCTCGGCCGTCATGTCGCGGGCGCGGCGGGAGGCGGACCCGCGCTCTCCCTGCGCTTCCGCGGCGCGCCTTCCCTGCTCCTCGATCTGACGCGGGGCAGGCCGATCTTGGCCCTGACGGAGCGGGCCGAGGAAGGCAGCCGGGAGCCGCTCGCCCGGGCTGCGGCGAAGGCGCTCCGCGGCCGGGCCCTCACCGACGTCGGTGTGCACGCGTGGGCGCGGGACGTCCGCCTGATCTTCGACGCGGGGGCGGTCACGCTCGACGTGCACCTCCTGCCCCGCCGCCCGGGGGCGCTGCTCCGCAGCCCGGACCGGCTCCTCCTCACGATCCCCCAAGACTTCCGGCCCGGCGGTCCGGCGGCCCCGAGGCCCCCCGAGACGCCCGCGGATCTCGCGGGACTGCTCGCCTCCTTCCTGGCGGCAGGAGAGCCTCCCTTCCGGGCCCTCCGGGCCGCGCTGCCCCCCCTCGGGACCGTCCTGGCCCGGGAGATCGCCGCGCGCGCGGCCTCCCCGGATCCCTTGGCCCTCTTTCCGGCGCTCGAGGAGCTGCGCGCGATGGGAAACGGCCCGTTCGCTCCCCGCCTCCTCCTCGAGGGGGAGGCGGTACGGGGGGTGAGCGCCATCCCGCTCACGGCCCACCCCGCAGCCGCCCAGCGCCCCGTCGAGAGCATGAGCCGGGCGCTGCTGATCTGGCGCGACGCGCACCGGGCCGGCCGGCCGGAGGAAGAACGCGGCTCCCTGGAGCGCCTCCTGATCCGGGCGACCGCCCGCCTCGAGCGGCGGGCGCAGGCGCTGCGGGGGGACCTGGCCAGGGCGGCCGAGGCGGACCGGTGGCAGCGGATGGGGGATCTGCTGGTCGCGAACCAGCAGGCGGTCCGGCGGGGCGCGGCCTCGGTCACCCTCCCGGATTATGCCGCCGGCCCCGAGGCTTCCCTCCCGATCCCGCTGGATCCGAGCCTCCCGGTCCGGGCGAACGCCGCCGCGTATTTCAAGCGGGCCGCCAAGGCCCGCCGCGGCTTCCCCCTCCTGCGAGCCCGGCTGCAGGAAACCGAGGAGACCCTCAAGCGCCTCGCGGAGGCGGAGGCGAGGCTCGGAAGCGGATCCCTGCCCCCCGGAGAAGCCGAAGCCCTCCGGCGGACCTTCGCCCCGCGCGCCGGTTCGGAGCGGACGGTGACGGCCCGCCGGCCCCCCGGGGAGGGCCCGGCCCCGAGACGCTTCCTCTCCAGCGAGGGGCGGGAGATCCTGGTGGGCAAGAGCAGTCAGGGCAACGCCGCGCTCACCTTCCGGCTGGCTCGGGGCCACGACCTCTGGCTCCACGCCCAGGGGGCCTCCGGCTCGCACGTCCTCGTCCGGACGGAGAAGGCGGACCCCCAGGTCCCGGCGCGAACGTTGCGGGAGGCGGCGGTCCTCGCCGCGTACTACAGCAAGGCCCGGGGCCAGACCAAGGTCCCCGTAGACTACACCGAGGTCCGGCACGTCCGGAAGCCGAAGGCGGGGAAGGTGGGGGAGGCCCTCATCACGCGGGAGAAGACGATCGTCGTCCGGCCGGACCCGGCCGTCGTGAAGGCCCTGGCCGAGCGGGCGCGGGCGGCCCGCACCTGATGCCGCGCTTCGCCGCCATCGACGTCGGGACCAACACGGTGCGCTTGCTGGTGGCCGAGGCGCAAGCACCCGGCGCCTACGCCGTCCTGCACCAGGCCCAGACCATTACCCGCCTGGGGGAGGGCCTGGAGGCCACGGGGCGGCTCACCGCGGCCGCCATCGAGCGGACCGTGGCCGCCCTCGCAGGGTATGCCGCGGCAGCCCGCCGCCTGGGGGCCCTCGCCGTGCGGGCCGTTGCGACGAGCGCCGCCCGGGAAGCGGCGAACCGGGAGACCTTTCTCGAGGCCGCCACCACGGCCGGCTGTCCCGTGGAGATCGTGGGCCCCGACGAGGAGGCGCGCCTCACCACGCTCGGGGCGCTCTACGTCCTGCCGCGCCCCGCCTCCCGCTGCCTCATCATCGACATCGGTGGCGGGAGCACCGAGCTCACGCTGGCCGCGGGCGGCCTGCCGCGGGCAAGCGTCAGCCTCCCGCTCGGCGTCGTCAAGCTGACCGAGCGCTTCCTCCCGGATGACCCGCCGCCGGCAGCCGCGCTGGCCGCGTTGCGCGTCCACGTCCGGGAGGCGCTGGCGGCGGGGGTCCCGTTCCAGGGCGACCTCGGATCCGCCGAGGCCATCGGGACGGCGGGAACCGTCACCACGCTGGCCGCGCTCGAGCTGGGCCTCGACCCGTACGATCCCGAGCGGGTGACGGGGCACCGACTCACCAGCGGTCGCGTCCGAGAACTCCTCGCGTGGCTCGCCGGGATTCCCCTCGGGGAGCGCCAGCGCCTTCCCGGACTCGAGCCCGGCCGGGCTGACGTCATCGTGGCCGGGACCTGCCTCCTCGCGGAGACGCTCGCGGTCCTTGG harbors:
- a CDS encoding DUF370 domain-containing protein, which codes for MATELLNVGFGNVVVARRIIAIVDPSSAPSKRLKDEAKEMRKLVDATNGRRTRAIIVTDSDHVVLSAIQAETLAQRLTGEPAEA
- a CDS encoding YicC/YloC family endoribonuclease, giving the protein MLKSMTGFGRGEHTTPRAHYRVEVQAVNHRFVEVRARLPRRLWHLEHQIQREVQQRFGRGRFEVHLSERLLTEPSRTIRVDRAAARDFVAAVRALQEELGLPGSLSVEALAGLRDLVSFEEPEEEAGAAWEEIQPALEQAFADLEVMREKEGAALAAELRHRLDLLERGLAAVLARVPGTVAAYRARLQERVAALAGGVPLDPGRLEQEVILFADRADISEEGARLTSHLAQFRDLLDAPGPQGRKLEFLLQEMHREVNTLGTKAADAAIAAEVVTMKAELEKLREQIQNVE
- a CDS encoding NFACT RNA binding domain-containing protein produces the protein MDFLCLLAAAREIREALLGRHVAGAAGGGPALSLRFRGAPSLLLDLTRGRPILALTERAEEGSREPLARAAAKALRGRALTDVGVHAWARDVRLIFDAGAVTLDVHLLPRRPGALLRSPDRLLLTIPQDFRPGGPAAPRPPETPADLAGLLASFLAAGEPPFRALRAALPPLGTVLAREIAARAASPDPLALFPALEELRAMGNGPFAPRLLLEGEAVRGVSAIPLTAHPAAAQRPVESMSRALLIWRDAHRAGRPEEERGSLERLLIRATARLERRAQALRGDLARAAEADRWQRMGDLLVANQQAVRRGAASVTLPDYAAGPEASLPIPLDPSLPVRANAAAYFKRAAKARRGFPLLRARLQETEETLKRLAEAEARLGSGSLPPGEAEALRRTFAPRAGSERTVTARRPPGEGPAPRRFLSSEGREILVGKSSQGNAALTFRLARGHDLWLHAQGASGSHVLVRTEKADPQVPARTLREAAVLAAYYSKARGQTKVPVDYTEVRHVRKPKAGKVGEALITREKTIVVRPDPAVVKALAERARAART
- a CDS encoding Ppx/GppA phosphatase family protein, which translates into the protein MPRFAAIDVGTNTVRLLVAEAQAPGAYAVLHQAQTITRLGEGLEATGRLTAAAIERTVAALAGYAAAARRLGALAVRAVATSAAREAANRETFLEAATTAGCPVEIVGPDEEARLTTLGALYVLPRPASRCLIIDIGGGSTELTLAAGGLPRASVSLPLGVVKLTERFLPDDPPPAAALAALRVHVREALAAGVPFQGDLGSAEAIGTAGTVTTLAALELGLDPYDPERVTGHRLTSGRVRELLAWLAGIPLGERQRLPGLEPGRADVIVAGTCLLAETLAVLGFEGLTVTDGGLREGILLDTVSRHLAPRPGGRSG